Proteins encoded in a region of the Halarcobacter mediterraneus genome:
- a CDS encoding HlyD family type I secretion periplasmic adaptor subunit: MFNWLSKLYGLNKEKDEDLEFIYTSYAHANENPSKIANIAFFFIITFFSIVIIWAYFAKVDELARGSGKVIPSDKIQRVQSLDGGIISEILVREGEIVKKGAPLMKIDTTRFQATLEESKQEYISLLAVKQRLEKESIIDINKPIPKLKFPKEVMEDFSRYDILEQRLLENRFKELKSTIQVLKTQLGQKKQELREIENTIKNLKKSFALIKEQKVTIQRLVKRGVKSKYDLLDIEKEYTKTAGDLEAALLSVRRSELAIQEAENKILEKLNSFRAEASNTLQETVGMINRFEARLVGDKDKVAKTTISSPVDGIVKTLNFNTIGGVVQSGMDLVEIVPQSDILLVEAKIDPRDIAFINPSQKAIVKITAYDFSIYGGLDAKIVEISADSIIDKESKDGKSYYRVIVKTEKNYLERNGEKLPIIPGMIASVDIITGKKTILDFILKPILKVKQNALHER, encoded by the coding sequence ATGTTTAATTGGCTTTCTAAGCTATATGGTTTAAATAAAGAGAAAGATGAGGATTTAGAATTTATCTATACAAGTTATGCCCATGCAAATGAAAATCCTAGTAAGATAGCAAATATTGCTTTTTTCTTTATAATTACTTTTTTTTCAATTGTAATTATTTGGGCTTACTTTGCAAAGGTTGATGAGTTAGCAAGGGGAAGTGGAAAAGTTATTCCTTCTGATAAAATTCAAAGAGTACAATCTTTAGATGGGGGTATTATTTCAGAAATTCTTGTAAGAGAAGGAGAAATTGTAAAAAAGGGTGCTCCTTTAATGAAAATTGATACAACAAGATTTCAAGCAACATTAGAAGAAAGTAAACAAGAATATATAAGTTTATTAGCCGTTAAGCAAAGATTAGAAAAAGAATCAATTATTGATATAAATAAGCCTATTCCTAAGTTAAAATTCCCTAAAGAAGTTATGGAAGATTTTTCAAGGTATGATATCTTAGAACAAAGATTATTAGAAAATAGGTTTAAAGAGTTAAAGTCAACAATACAAGTACTAAAAACTCAATTAGGACAAAAAAAACAAGAATTAAGAGAAATAGAAAATACAATTAAAAATTTAAAAAAGAGTTTTGCATTAATAAAAGAACAAAAAGTAACTATACAAAGATTAGTTAAAAGAGGTGTAAAATCAAAATATGATTTATTGGATATAGAAAAAGAATATACTAAAACTGCCGGGGATTTAGAAGCTGCATTATTATCTGTAAGGCGTTCAGAATTAGCAATCCAAGAAGCAGAAAATAAGATTTTAGAAAAGTTAAATAGTTTTAGGGCAGAAGCTTCAAATACTTTGCAAGAAACAGTAGGAATGATAAATAGATTTGAAGCTAGATTAGTTGGCGATAAAGATAAAGTTGCTAAAACTACTATTAGTTCTCCTGTTGATGGAATAGTAAAAACTTTAAATTTTAATACTATAGGTGGTGTTGTTCAATCTGGAATGGATTTAGTTGAGATTGTTCCTCAAAGTGATATTTTATTAGTTGAAGCAAAAATTGATCCTCGAGATATTGCCTTTATAAATCCTAGTCAAAAAGCAATTGTTAAAATTACAGCATATGATTTTTCTATTTATGGAGGACTTGATGCTAAAATTGTAGAGATATCTGCTGATAGTATTATAGATAAAGAATCAAAAGATGGAAAAAGTTATTATCGAGTAATTGTAAAAACAGAAAAAAATTATTTAGAAAGAAATGGTGAAAAACTTCCTATTATTCCAGGTATGATTGCTTCTGTTGATATTATAACAGGTAAAAAAACTATTTTAGATTTTATTCTAAAACCAATTCTTAAAGTAAAACAAAATGCATTACATGAAAGGTAG